The following coding sequences are from one Trichoplusia ni isolate ovarian cell line Hi5 chromosome 15, tn1, whole genome shotgun sequence window:
- the LOC113501407 gene encoding RAB11-binding protein RELCH-like, whose amino-acid sequence MNPYKDIEESSFAASPHLAYEDIATKLLKDHYFLTALELHTELVESGRELPQLREFFSNPGNFEQHVSRASEFSSMHRTPSQATLDSLDTARYSEDGGGDRGGSGGDVAVLEFELRKARETINSLRANLTQFADGESTIDKSSKELFDQRSLKPHEKRALNFLINEYLLLQDYKLTSITFSDENPDQEFEDWDDVGLNMPRPVGLVSLFRGNTSHLSVPKADASTETEWPYAEANSQTEIEEGNVCVSCQTSIEHETDWSHELLIQAEEIDLLKQKVIALETEKLNFQKLYDAAIVSLNSLTSPASDNKVLDLNIPEDKLLSVQRVEQSLEAKPITCTAAENHYGSGNSTHSATPEQFEMIDSDKNSAITRKGSNISSFEAGAVGEGSARGSPLRRGSVTTLDDTLSINDAGEWTRLHYDYNTIETNSKEMWIDSGIPNSLKVSILNWCCETLNVNEPLANDLLAELVSSDKPITLPGLLTLVADTLPRILPHTLVARRSEAAALVAGAAALLPAGPRRARALHALLTLVKRPDPPDTRAICEATCLVVKWGGSGEVLSSIAELMASRSVERRVLASQVCMAIAPYVPIELCTSLLLSLVVLMCESNELEIRTLGLKSACLICPVAEHKYNQLESLMFNFLKDPVDKCVKDTVNIFVPVLARSALIAGKFSTDLCSRIMSNLTKASEENEWKTVLLYLEVMRVLVLAKLAYVVNVQIVRDVTHNNCDMQTVNLQEVPLEEQEYFIDLQCYVETNVDAKVLLVTMNNLIKEKPDVRWAELSWYISTVKQIIEVITNCKVLNHTAIYELLISLVNSYVENFGPTFTLHILKPIFTEIVTELEHKMEKLHSVNAESVILVGIYLVIILPALEDKIQHGEFLQKWIMYSSIRGLPVKIFSVPLKWVAEHTQDSLDFYLQHLREFAASSCESPSGSTVRVYIASLITELSNATELSEKCIERQMLPAVMALLHDEDVSVREEAISSWGSVTRSCVIRALACEAQCWAPVEDMLAAAPAPREAARTAEALALLVLPTVDNHAVSEKAVSLLCTLSRACVSREGLAALTPGLQLAVHHCRHHPALLPALRKLEEAVQVPPLSQYKAAIEALIHNVAGPASNSDVTREPPPRPNTNLQAAQEVGRRVTQMFQQKTNMNLQNIFKKKT is encoded by the exons ATGAACCCGTATAAGGATATAGAAGAAAGCTCTTTCGCTGCATCACCTCATTTAGCTTACGAGGACATAGCTACTAAATTATTGAAAGATCATTACTTCCTGACAGCCTTGGAGTTACATACAGAGCTGGTGGAGAGTGGCAGAGAACTTCCACAACTCAGAGAGTTCTTCTCCAATCCTGGAAATTTTGAGCAACATGTTTCTAGGGCATCAGAATTTTCCTCAATGC ATCGTACGCCTAGCCAGGCAACACTAGACTCCTTGGATACTGCCCGGTACTCTGAGGATGGTGGTGGTGATCGCGGAGGCAGTGGGGGAGATGTAGCTGTGCTAGAGTTTGAACTGCGGAAGGCTAGAGAAACCATCAACTCTTTAAGAGCAAATCTAACACAATTTGCAG atGGAGAATCAACCATAGACAAGTCCTCAAAAGAGTTATTTGATCAGAGATCATTAAAACCTCATGAAAAGAGAGCATTGAACTTCCTTATTAATGAATATCTTCTCCTTCAAGACTACAAACTTACCTCCATAACATTTTCTGATGAAAACCCAGATCAg GAATTTGAAGACTGGGACGATGTCGGCCTCAACATGCCGCGTCCAGTTGGCCTGGTGTCTTTATTTAGAGGCAACACAAGTCATTTAAGTGTGCCCAAAGCAGATGCTTCCACAGAAACTGAGTGGCCATATGCAGAAGCGAATAGCCAGACAGAAATTGAAGAAGGCAATGTGTGTGTCAGTTGTCAGACATCTATTGAACATGAGACTGATTGGAGCCATGAG CTACTTATTCAAGCCGAAGAAATAGATTTATTGAAGCAAAAGGTCATTGCATTGGAGACTGAAAAACTTAACTTTCAAAAGCTATATGATGCTGCCATTGTCAGTCTGAATTCCCTTACAAGTCCTGCCTCTGACAACAAAGTGTTGGATCTCAATATACCTGAAGACAAACTACTTTCTGTACAGAGGGTAGAACAAAGCTTGGAGGCAAAGCCTATAACGTGTACTGCAGCTGAAAACCACTATGGCAGTGGGAACTCCACTCACAGTGCGACTCCAGAACAGTTTGAGATGATTGATAGTGACAAAAATAGTGCTAT TACAAGAAAGGGTTCGAACATAAGTTCGTTCGAGGCGGGCGCGGTGGGTGAGGGCAGCGCTCGCGGCTCGCCGCTGCGCCGCGGCAGTGTCACTACGTTGGACGATACGCTCAGTATTAACGATGCCGGGGAGTGGACCCGCCTACACTACGATTATAATACAATAGAAACGAATAGCAAGGAGATGTGGATTGATAG TGGCATACCAAACAGTCTCAAGGTGTCTATATTGAACTGGTGCTGCGAGACTCTGAATGTTAATGAGCCTCTCGCTAACGACCTCCTTGCTGAACTAGTGAGCAGCGATAAGCCCATCACTCTGCCTGGATTACTCACGCTCGTCGCTGATACTTTGCCGAGG ATCCTGCCGCACACGCTGGTGGCGCGGCGCAGCGAGGCGGCGGCGCTggtggcgggcgcggcggcgctgcTGCCGGccggcccgcgccgcgcccgcgcgctgCACGCGCTGCTCACGCTTGTCAAGCGCCCCGACCCGCCCGACACGCGCGCCATCTGCGAGG caaCCTGCTTGGTAGTGAAGTGGGGTGGTAGCGGCGAAGTATTGTCATCAATAGCAGAGCTAATGGCGTCTCGATCGGTAGAGCGCCGCGTACTGGCCAGTCAAGTCTGCATGGCCATCGCGCCATACGTGCCTATCGAGCTATGCACATCACTACTACTGAGTCTAGTCGTCCTCATGTGCGAGTCGAACGAACTAGAAATCCGAACGTTAGGACTCAAGTCTGCTTGTCTCATCTGTCCAGTAGCTGAACATAAGTACAACCAGCTCGAAAGTCTCATGTTCAACTTCTTAAAGGACCCAGTTGATAAGTGTGTGAAGGATACTGTAAATATATTCGTTCCTGTGCTCGCCAGGAGTGCTTTGATTGCAG GTAAATTCTCAACCGACTTATGCAGTCGCATAATGTCGAATTTAACAAAAGCGAGCGAGGAAAACGAATGGAAGACTGTGCTGTTGTATTTAGAGGTTATGCGGGTTTTAGTGTTAGCGAAGCTGGCCTACGTAGTTAATGTACAAATAGTGAGGGATGTGACCCACAATAACTGTGATATGCAAACTGTTAATTTACAAGAGGTGCCTCTTGAGGAGCAAGAGTATTTTATAGATCTCCAGTGTTATGTTGAAACTAATGTCGACGCGAAGGTGTTGTTAGTGactatgaataatttaattaaggagAAACCTGACGTCAGATGGGCGGAGTTAAGTTGGTATATAAGCAC agTTAAACAAATTATAGAAGTGATAACAAACTGCAAGGTTCTAAACCACACGGCGATTTACGAACTTCTTATATCACTAGTAAACAGTTATGTTGAGAATTTCGGCCCTACCTTCACTCTTCACATATTAAAGCCTATATTTACTGAAATTGTAACCGAATTAGAACACAAAATGGAGAAACTGCATTCTGTGAATGCGGAAAGTGTGATACTTGTTGGAATTtatttggtaattattttacCTGCATTGGAAGACAAGATACAACACGGAGAATTTTTACAAAA ATGGATAATGTACAGCAGCATACGAGGATTACCAGTCAAAATATTCTCTGTACCGCTAAAGTGGGTTGCGGAACACACACAAGACTCCCTAGATTTCTATTTACAACATCTAAGAGAAT TCGCGGCGAGCAGTTGTGAGAGTCCAAGCGGTAGTACGGTGAGGGTGTACATTGCTAGCCTTATAACGGAGCTGTCGAATGCGACAGAGCTCAGTGAGAAGTGTATTGAAAGACAAATGCTGCCCGCTGTTATGGCCTTGCTGCACGACGAGGATGT ATCTGTCCGCGAAGAAGCGATATCGTCGTGGGGCAGCGTGACCCGGTCGTGCGTGATCCGCGCGCTGGCGTGCGAGGCGCAGTGCTGGGCGCCCGTGGAGGACATGCtggcggccgcgcccgcgccgcgcgagGCCGCGCGCACCGCCGAGGCGCTCGCGCTGCTCGTGCTGCCCACGGTGGACAACCACGCCGTCTCCGAGAAAG cGGTGTCGCTACTGTGCACGCTGTCCCGGGCGTGCGTGTCGCGCGAGGGCCTGGCGGCGCTCACGCCCGGCCTGCAGCTCGCCGTGCATCACTGCCGACACCATCCTGCCTTACTGCCAGCACTCAG GAAACTCGAAGAAGCCGTTCAAGTACCGCCACTATCTCAGTACAAGGCAGCAATAGAAGCGCTCATTCACAACGTAGCGGGCCCAGCCTCCAACAGTGACGTCACGAGGGAGCCCCCTCCACGCCCCAACACCAACCTGCAAGCCGCGCAAGAGGTTGGCAGGAGGGTCACGCAAATGTTCCAGCAAAAGACAAACATGAACCTGCAAAacatattcaagaaaaaaactTAA
- the LOC113501139 gene encoding centrosomal protein of 135 kDa has product MGEAYFNLKRNLEDLGYNSSLPIDAVPLVECVLADLLQTTRSLQHYMDLSKEALMQRDSLMMEAEPYKCDNARLIQENNQLHKEIMKLREENLKITKESRRKVKSLSEELIKKDSTISKLQHELRDLSLRGLCADTMSSRIKSKRRDGEGPSFPKMCSCHDRRSNYNENTLAELTNKIHLLEEKNDSYCDEIVILKNQVEHRDNEIIRLNMLLEGGRPLSAISKDCCRQSSNDTVHKMMKEIHELESANEVLKKENEIGLEKQHEAMLRALSLADKNKSLQEELQKVDTLALKVEEDCNKRLSAMMNDVNFLQTRIEGLTMKNSELEKQLAQQSKDVSPKSTHLQESLNTALMENEALHKEIKDLVDLNKTLQDKILSMPHLNKSFRVHDNDNHSPRRHKLPTKNELQTILAEERRRYDMHMMNVQEKMTEIMSSFNRHMAKCIDKDSPKVNHPKDNGFVRELHTQLCESEQKILMLKKENDDLRSKISTLEDGSKQNYKDVISQLNVENAELSKENIALSQQLSQLKNLNTVRHNDRGDYSKSEMQRLKDKINELMNDIQLLKKDKQEYNLRYKEALELSEKLKMDLLFKQKEIDQLEEENCSFKMTNRNGKASTEHLRDECKFLREQLKKMQSDVIKEKTLASQIKNIQLETERSSNDLQNELLSLQKKLSISNDTIDTLERKCKELQSEITTLRTDKSNMMETIRKVDQERDKLVIELDHKTENVSMLEQKLKSQSYDLNKLENEVGDLKRKLNVNKVSEHKMADHETQINYLNSEILRLNNQLDTAIMENKHLQNSLADANGTLKLTKIEYEKSRKEVDGLKQQLQHYVAEVRRIEELLSQKEAERADMLEHFASLSVEANILENTNHSLESESASKTVQLQTYINKIQSLESKLLDKDNILDSHSSRIASMQCKITSLENEVKLMTEEKAILEQNISYLKQMCNNLQTENSNTVRGIGEADSELKLYENRIKTLSNVKTKLEGEKDEMKHSLATTEKLLSNARKEIVELKLALQDATSETKSLQENVSRLTRREDEIRETLEKEHEYELPIMLEEIHEGSHEDEDTTLYHRSHKSLSKYSHSSSTL; this is encoded by the exons ATGGGGGAAGCATACTTTAATCTAAAGCGTAATTTAGAAGATCTCGGCTACAACAGCTCTTTACCTATAGACGCTGTACCTTTAGTGGAATGTGTGCTAGCAGACTTATTACAGACCACTCGTAGTTTACAACATTACATGGATTTATCGAAAGAAGCTTTAATGCAGCGCGATTCACTGATGATGGAAGCAGAGCCATACAAATGCGATAACGCTAGGTTGATACAAGAGAATAATCAGCTTCATAAAGAAATTATGAAGTTGagagaagaaaatttaaaaataaccaaagAATCTCGACGAAAGGTAAAGAGTTTATCAGAAgaacttattaaaaaagattCAACTATAAGCAAGCTGCAACATGAGTTAAGAGACTTAAGTCTAAGAGGTCTGTGTGCAGATACTATGAGCTCTCGCATCAAAAGTAAAAGAAGAGATGGAGAGGGTCCTAGTTTTCCCAAAATGTGTTCATGCCATGACAGACGAAGTAACTACAATGAGAACACTCTGGCAGAACTTACCAATAAGATTCATTTGCTTGAGGAGAAAAATGATAGTTATTGTGATGAAATTGTTATTCTTAAAAATCAAGTGGAACACAGAGACAATGAAATTATACGCCTGAATATGTTATTAGAAGGAGGACGACCTTTGTCAGCCATTAGCAAAGATTGTTGTAGACAGTCCTCTAATGATACTGTCCACAAAATGATGAAAGAAATACATGAATTAGAATCTGCAAATGAAGTGCTcaagaaagaaaatgaaataggCTTAGAGAAACAACATGAAGCCATGCTTAGAGCTCTTAGCCttgcagataaaaataaaagtttgcaGGAGGAACTACAAAAAGTAGACACACTAGCATTAAAAGTTGAAGAAGATTGTAACAAGAGACTATCTGCAATGATGAATGACGTCAACTTTTTACAAACAAGAATAGAAGGGTTGACTATGAAAAATTCTGAACTAGAGAAACAACTAGCACAGCAATCTAAAGATGTGTCACCAAAGTCCACACATCTACAGGAATCTCTGAATACAGCTCTGATGGAAAATGAAGCATTGCACAAGGAAATCAAAGATCTGGTAGACCTCAACAAAACTCTGCAAGACAAGATCTTGTCAATGCCCCACTTGAATAAGAGTTTTAGGGTACATGATAATGACAATCACAGTCCTAGAAGACATAAATTACCTACAAAAAATGAACTCCAAACTATTCTAGCCGAAGAAAGAAGAAGATATGACATGCATATGATGAATGTTCAAGAAAAGATGACTGAAATAATGAGTTCATTTAACAGGCATATGGCTAAATGTATTGATAAAGACAGCCCAAAAGTGAATCACCCTAAAGACAATGGTTTTGTAAGGGAGTTGCATACACAATTATGTGAAAGTGAGCAAAAGATATTAATGCTGAAGAAAGAAAATGATGACTTGAGATCAAAAATTAGTACCTTAGAAGATGGCTCAAAACAGAATTATAAAGATGTTATAAGCCAGTTAAATGTTGAAAATGCAGAATTATCAAAggaaaatattgctttaagtCAGCAATTAAGTCAATTGAAAAACCTAAATACTGTAAGGCATAATGATAGAGGTGACTATAGTAAATCTGAAATGCAGAGACTTAAAGACAAAATCAATGAATTAATGAATGATATACAGCTTTTGAAGAAAGACAAGCAAGAATATAATTTACGATACAAAGAAGCATTAGAGTTGTCAGAGAAATTGAAAATGGATTTActgtttaaacaaaaagaaatagatCAATTGGAAGAAGAAAATTGCTCATTTAAAATGACGAATAGAAATGGTAAAGCCTCTACTGAACATCTTAGAGATGAATGTAAGTTTTTAAGAGAGCAATTGAAGAAAATGCAATCTGATGTTATTAAAGAGAAAACTCTTgcaagtcaaattaaaaatatacaattagaAACTGAAAGAAGTAGCAATGACTTACAAAATGAACTGTTAAGTCTTCAGAAGAAACTAAGTATATCTAATGATACTATAGATACTTTAGAAAGAAAGTGTAAGGAACTACAATCTGAAATAACAACGTTGAGAACAGACAAATCCAATATGATGGAGACAATTAGGAAAGTGGACCAAGAACGCGATAAACTTGTTATAGAATTGGAccataaaactgaaaatgttagcATGCTGGAGCAAAAACTAAAATCTCAATcatatgatttaaataaattagaaaacgAAGTCGGCGATCttaaacgaaaattaaatgttaataaagtatCTGAACACAAAATGGCAGATCatgaaacacaaataaattacctGAATAGTGAAATTTTAAGACTTAATAACCAACTTGATACAGCCATTATGGAAAATAAACACTTGCAAAATAGTTTGGCAGATGCTAACGGCACTCTAAAACTTACGAAAATCGAGTATGAAAAATCGCGAAAGGAGGTAGATGGCTTAAAACAACAGCTGCAGCATTATGTTGCAGAAGTCAGGAGAATTGAAGAACTATTATCACAAAAGGAAGCAGAAAGAGCTGATATGTTAGAACACTTTGCCAGTCTCTCTGTTGAAGccaatattttggaaaatactAATCATTCACTAGAAAGTGAATCAGCTTCTAAGACAGTGCAGTTGCAGACATACATTAATAAGATACAAAGTTTAGAGAGCAAATTATTAGACAAAGACAACATACTGGATTCTCATTCTTCTCGGATTGCTTCTATGCAATGTAAGATAACTTCATTAGAAAATGAAGTGAAATTGATGACTGAAGAAAAAGCTATACTGGAGCAAAATATTTCGTACTTGAAACAAATGTGCAATAATTTGCAGACAGAAAACTCGAATACTGTAAGAGGTATTGGTGAAGCTGATTCTGAATTGAAATTGTACGAAAACAGGATTAAAACACTTtctaatgttaaaacaaaattggaaGGGGAGAAAGACGAAATGAAGCACAGCTTGGCGACTACTGAAAAATTATTATCTAATGCTAGGAAGGAGATTGTTGAACTCAAACTAGCTTTGCAAGATGCTACATCTGAAACTAAATCTTTGCAAGAAAATGTTAGCAGGCTGACCAGAAGAGAGGACGAAATTCGTGAg ACATTGGAGAAAGAACATGAATATGAACTTCCGATAATGCTAGAGGAGATTCATGAAGGGAGTCATGAAGATGAGGACACTACACTTTACCACAGGAGCCACAAAAGTCTCTCAAAATATTCCCACAGTAGCAGCACTCTTTAG
- the LOC113501140 gene encoding transmembrane protein 170A: MYDMLSEFRVSEFDSFVDILKLTPGDPLNTFGEMWYPVFLWSLFSSVFVHTCAALVAFGTLRKHKYGKFFPVLLIVMGVVCPVTSGVATSAAVAFIYRAANLTMPPIHAMIWGIGQTVLGAGMGFTRILATL; this comes from the coding sequence ATGTATGACATGTTGTCCGAATTTCGAGTATCGGAATTTGATTCTTTTGTGGATATACTAAAATTGACTCCTGGTGATCCGTTAAATACATTTGGTGAGATGTGGTATCCAGTGTTTTTGTGGTCTTTATTCTCTTCAGTGTTTGTGCATACGTGTGCGGCCCTCGTCGCTTTCGGGACattaagaaaacataaatacgGGAAATTCTTTCCCGTGTTGTTGATTGTGATGGGTGTTGTGTGTCCAGTGACTTCAGGTGTCGCAACTAGTGCAGCTGTGGCGTTTATATACCGCGCCGCTAACTTAACTATGCCTCCAATACATGCTATGATATGGGGCATAGGACAAACAGTACTTGGAGCTGGAATGGGTTTCACCAGGATTTTAGCTACattgtaa
- the LOC113501444 gene encoding nucleolar GTP-binding protein 2, with product MGKVRSATGAPRKQGFNKGAHSMNPDRPVEGLKGVAKPRTKGTIKRLQMYRNFKAKRDKTGKILTPAPFQGWLPSGTQARVEPNQKWFGNSRVISQNALQKFQDEFGAAVKNPYQVIMRPTNLPITLLNEKAKNARVHLLDTEGFDKTFGPKKQRKRVNLKFNDLSTMSKAIEDNTENYDESKDVDRVREDTGVKEGKRDWVFGAGMSRRIWNELYKVVDSSDVLLQVLDARDPMGTRCPHVEKFLREEKKHKHLIFILNKVDLVPNWVTQRWVAILSAEYPTIAFHASLTHPFGKGSLINLLRQFAKLHIDKKQISVGLIGYPNVGKSSVINTLRSKKVCKVAPIAGETKVWQYITLMRRIFLIDCPGVVYPSAETDTEKVLKGVVRVELVQNPEDYIEEVIKRVRKEYLVKTYKVDAWDTATEFLEKLAARTGKLLKKGEPDVSQVARMVLNDWQRGKLPFYVAPEGFEIPLSKQQEEPAKDKETKTTKEDTEDDANLEAENDTDNVPEKPILINKLIVAQDFAKIRVGLKFDNDDDVKPLDKVDIPEELKGIDDDENEENDESTNVDNENDDPDSSDISDIYSDIDDNQCSDVEDHLTNDPETIKELKRKKLEAASGAFTVEEIGNKRKAGNETGSKKMTAKKRRAIERAQKRTKTGSNFYEVSNMSSGSESDEDYVPGEPEKLSEEESADEATDQQYENELEQKVKKRKIVKESKGKKKRKTKNDIKEQEVESPQKDEEVSEEVLNPEEEKKKEDDLWAKFLEGTDSKPKPATVSSATTSTVVNKEPIKKDEPKKNDDQAREKRIFEFAGETIVVENNKIKEKIKTADSPLTTSAVDGPSRGRPGLGGGLSGVLGQLNKKNKLSTLEKSKLDWSTYKQDEGIDEEIQSHNKGRNGYLDRRDFLERADVRQYEIEREMRMNRRSNR from the exons atggGAAAAGTACGCTCAGCAACGGGTGCCCCCCGTAAACAAGGGTTCAATAAAGGTGCACACTCAATGAATCCGGATAGACCTGTAGAAGGATTAAAAGGAGTTGCCAAGCCCAGAACCAAAGGAACAATCAAAAGGCTGCAGATGTACAGAAACTTCAAAGCAAAGAGAGACAAAACTGGTAAAATTCTAACCCCAGCTCCATTTCAAGGTTGGCTACCGTCAGGCACTCAGGCTCGTGTCGAGCCAAACCAAAAGTGGTTCGGCAACTCTCGAGTTATTTCACAAAATGCACTACAGAAATTTCAAGATGAATTTGGAGCTGCAGTAAAGAATCCTTACCAAGTTATTATGAGACCTACAAATCTACCAATTACATTGCTTAATGAGAAGGCTAAGAATGCCAGAGTGCATTTATTAGATACGGAGGGATTTGACAAAACATTTGGaccaaaaaaacaaaggaaacgAGTCAATCTGAAGTTCAATGACCTAAGTACCATGTCAAAAGCTATAGAAGATAATACTGAGAATTATGATGAAAGTAAAGATGTGGACAGAGTTCGTGAAGACACTGGTGTCAAAGAAGGGAAGAGAGACTGGGTGTTTGGTGCTGGTATGAGTAGAAGAATTTGGAATGAGTTGTACAAAGTTGTTGATTCCTCTGATGTTCTTCTGCAAGTTTTGGATGCCCGAGACCCAATGGGCACAAGATGTCCTCATGTAGAGAAGTTTTTGAGAGAAGAAAAGAAACACAAACACCTTATATTTATTCTTAACAAAGTTGATTTAGTACCTAATTGGGTAACACAGAGATGGGTTGCCATTCTTAGTGCCGAGTACCCCACAATAGCTTTCCATGCTTCTCTGACACATCCATTTGGTAAAGGGTCACTCATCAATCTTTTGCGTCAATTTGCAAAGTTGCATATTGATAAGAAACAAATTAGTGTTGGTTTAATTGGATACCCCAATGTGGGTAAGTCATCTGTTATCAATACTCTACGATCCAAAAAGGTATGTAAGGTTGCCCCTATTGCTGGTGAAACAAAAGTATGGCAATATATTACACTAATgagaagaatatttttgattgattgccCTGGTGTTGTATACCCATCTGCTGAAACTGACACTGAAAAAGTATTGAAGGGAGTGGTCAGAGTTGAATTAGTTCAAAACCCAGAAGATTACATAGAGGAAGTTATCAAGAGAGtgcgtaaggaatatttagtcAAAACCTACAAAGTAGATGCTTGGGATACGGCTACTGAATTCTTAGAAAAGTTAGCGGCACGCACAGGAAAGTTATTAAAGAAAGGTGAGCCTGATGTCAGTCAAGTGGCTAGAATGGTGCTTAATGATTGGCAGAGGGGAAAGTTGCCATTTTATGTGGCACCAGAAGGCTTCGAAATTCCATTGTCAAAACAACAAGAAGAACCAGCTAAAGATAAAGAGACTAAAACTACAAAGGAAGACACAGAAGATGATGCAAACTTGGAAGCTGAAAATGACACTGATAATGTCCCTGAAAAGCCTATTCTTATCAATAAACTCATTGTTGCTCAAGATTTTGCTAAAATTCGAGTGGGACTGAAATTtgacaatgatgatgatgtgaaaCCTCTAGACAAAGTTGACATACCTGAAGAACTTAAAGGAATTGATGATGACGAGAATGAAGAAAATGATGAATCAACAAATGTGGATAATGAAAATGATGACCCAGATTCTTCAGACATCAGTGACATATACAGTGATATTGATGATAATCAATGTAGTGATGTAGAAGATCATTTAACAAATGACCCAGAAACCATTAAAGAACTAAAACGCAAGAAACTAGAGGCAGCAAGTGGAGCATTCACTGTTGAAGAAATTGGAAATAAACGAAAGGCAGGCAATGAGACTGGTTCCAAGAAAATGACAGCAAAGAAGAGGAGGGCAATAGAGAGAGCCCAAAAGCGAACGAAAACAGGAAGTAACTTCTATGAGGTGTCTAAT ATGTCGTCAGGCAGTGAAAGCGATGAAGATTACGTACCTGGAGAACCAGAGAAACTATCCGAAGAAGAATCCGCAGATGAAGCCACTGATCAACAATACGAGAATGAATTAGAACAAAAAGTAAAGAAACGGAAAATAGTCAAAGAAAGTAAAGGTAAAAAGAAACGTAAAACGAAAAACGATATTAAAGAACAAGAAGTAGAATCTCCACAAAAAGATGAAGAGGTTAGCGAAGAAGTATTAAACCCTGAAgaggaaaagaaaaaagaagatGATTTATGGGCGAAGTTTCTAGAAGGAACTGATAGTAAGCCGAAGCCAGCCACAGTATCCAGTGCTACAACGAGCACCGTAGTAAATAAGGAACCAATTAAAAAGGACGAACCTAAAAAGAATGATGATCAAGCTAGAGAAAAAAGAATTTTCGAATTCGCTGGTGAAACGATTGTtgtcgaaaataataaaataaaggaaaagaTCAAAACCGCTGATAGTCCTTTGACAA CCAGTGCTGTAGATGGTCCGTCCCGTGGCCGACCTGGTTTAGGAGGTGGACTCTCCGGAGTATTGGGCCAGCTCAACAAAAAGAACAAACTATCGACATTGGAGAAGTCTAAACTTGACTGGTCTACCTACAAGCAAGACGAAGGCATCGATGAAGAGATACAGAGTCACAATAAAGGGAGAAATGG TTATTTGGATCGTCGCGATTTCTTAGAACGCGCTGACGTCAGACAGTACGAGATTGAACGAGAAATGAGAATGAACCGTCGCAGCAACCGATAA